From Methylobacterium radiodurans, a single genomic window includes:
- a CDS encoding TIGR02302 family protein encodes MEPRSQHDAGLTIAARLDRLVARARAAGLWERAWPVLWRGLGVLLAFAVVSWLGFWLDLGPVGRMAGVALFALALIAALLPLLRLARLSRAEALARLDREAARRDPALRHGPASAAEDRLAVGAADPATRALWELHQRRAAEAVARLRVGLPRPMMPRQDPYALRAALAVAAVASLFVAGPEWRERLGSAFDWRRPPAAAPNYRIDGWIDPPLYTRTPPLLVALSEAEQRLRAPFNSQLVVRIAGENRAAAETVLTPDAGLKPVPGKEARPDLREDRFQLVGPRAALTLATPAGERRLVIETIPDNPPEIRDVGTPEVNGRGTFNLGYRARDDYGLASADGIVEPLKPGRALVPPPRIALALPPDASGESEAKTLVDLTDNPWSGARVRFTLVVRDEAGQEARSVPVEMVLPARPFRDPLARSFAEERRRLVTGPDEGRPRVQTALDALLIAPDTFGVRPAIFLGLKTAAGRLRAARDEPGLTEVADLLWEMALKIEDGDLSDAEKQLRQAQDRLKEAVERSAPDEEIQRLTQDLKQALDKFLKEMAQRQSKEPRQQQQGERNGQQKSVTPDDLDKMLKDMAEAMKRGDTAEAQRLMEQLRNILENLQTAEQGGKSDQAGREMRKQMQELDQMSRDQQQLRDETFRDGQDKQQGQRPRDRGQQGQQQGQPGGQQGQQGQRSPGQQGQQGERGQGQQGGSAGDRQQALRQRLEDVQRRMKENGMKGEDGLADAEEAMREAENALRQGREGDAVDAQGRALDGLKRGAEGMQQQMQEMAEAEGQGQGEQPEGQQPGQQGKAGSREDDPLGRPTKGRDMSDGRVRVPGADESAVQRARRIMEELRRKLGDPTRSREELDYFERLLRRN; translated from the coding sequence GTGGAACCAAGATCCCAGCACGATGCCGGCCTGACCATCGCGGCGCGTCTCGACCGGCTCGTTGCCCGAGCGCGCGCGGCGGGCCTCTGGGAACGGGCCTGGCCCGTGCTCTGGCGCGGCCTCGGCGTCCTTCTCGCCTTCGCGGTTGTGTCGTGGCTCGGGTTCTGGCTCGATCTCGGGCCGGTCGGCCGGATGGCGGGCGTCGCGCTCTTCGCGCTCGCCCTGATCGCCGCGCTCCTCCCTCTTCTGCGCCTCGCGCGCCTGAGCCGCGCCGAGGCCCTGGCCCGGCTCGACCGCGAGGCGGCCCGGCGCGATCCGGCTTTGCGCCACGGTCCGGCCTCGGCGGCCGAGGACAGGCTGGCGGTCGGCGCCGCGGATCCCGCCACCCGCGCCCTCTGGGAGTTGCACCAGCGCCGCGCGGCGGAGGCGGTCGCGCGCCTGCGCGTCGGCCTGCCGCGGCCGATGATGCCGCGCCAAGATCCTTACGCGCTCCGGGCCGCCCTCGCGGTCGCGGCGGTTGCGAGCCTGTTCGTCGCGGGGCCCGAGTGGCGCGAACGGCTGGGCTCCGCCTTCGACTGGCGCCGGCCGCCGGCCGCGGCGCCGAACTACCGCATCGACGGCTGGATCGACCCGCCGCTCTACACCCGCACCCCGCCGCTCCTCGTCGCCCTGTCCGAGGCCGAGCAGCGCCTGCGCGCGCCGTTCAATTCCCAGCTCGTGGTGCGCATCGCGGGCGAGAACCGCGCCGCCGCCGAGACCGTCCTGACGCCCGATGCCGGCCTGAAACCCGTGCCCGGCAAGGAGGCGCGCCCGGACCTGCGCGAGGACCGCTTCCAGCTCGTCGGGCCGCGCGCCGCCCTCACCCTCGCCACGCCCGCGGGCGAGCGCCGCCTCGTGATCGAGACCATTCCCGACAACCCGCCGGAGATCCGCGACGTCGGCACGCCGGAGGTGAACGGGCGCGGCACGTTCAACCTCGGCTACCGGGCGCGCGACGATTACGGCCTCGCCTCCGCGGACGGGATCGTCGAGCCGCTGAAGCCCGGCCGCGCGCTCGTGCCGCCGCCGCGGATCGCGCTGGCCCTGCCGCCGGACGCCAGCGGCGAGAGCGAGGCGAAGACGCTGGTCGATCTCACCGACAATCCCTGGTCCGGGGCGCGGGTGCGCTTCACCCTCGTGGTCAGGGACGAGGCCGGCCAGGAGGCGCGCTCCGTCCCGGTCGAGATGGTGCTGCCGGCCCGCCCCTTCCGCGACCCGCTCGCCCGCTCGTTCGCCGAGGAGCGCCGCCGCCTCGTCACCGGTCCGGACGAGGGCCGGCCCCGGGTGCAGACGGCGCTGGACGCCCTGCTGATCGCGCCGGACACTTTCGGGGTCCGGCCCGCGATCTTCCTCGGGCTGAAGACCGCCGCCGGGCGCCTGCGCGCCGCGCGGGACGAGCCCGGTCTCACGGAGGTCGCCGACCTTCTCTGGGAGATGGCCCTGAAGATCGAGGACGGCGACCTCTCGGACGCCGAGAAGCAGCTGCGCCAGGCCCAGGACCGCCTGAAGGAGGCGGTGGAGCGCAGCGCGCCGGACGAGGAGATCCAGCGCCTGACCCAGGACCTGAAGCAGGCGTTAGACAAGTTCCTGAAGGAGATGGCCCAGCGCCAGAGCAAGGAACCGCGCCAGCAGCAGCAGGGCGAGCGCAACGGCCAGCAGAAGAGCGTGACGCCCGACGACCTCGACAAGATGCTGAAGGACATGGCCGAGGCGATGAAGCGCGGCGACACCGCCGAGGCCCAACGCCTGATGGAGCAGCTGCGCAACATCCTGGAAAACCTCCAGACGGCGGAGCAGGGGGGCAAGTCCGATCAAGCCGGCCGCGAGATGCGCAAGCAGATGCAGGAGCTCGACCAGATGTCGCGCGACCAGCAGCAGCTGCGCGACGAGACGTTTCGCGACGGCCAGGACAAGCAGCAGGGCCAGCGCCCGCGCGACCGCGGCCAGCAGGGGCAGCAACAGGGTCAACCGGGCGGGCAACAGGGGCAGCAAGGCCAGCGCAGCCCCGGCCAGCAGGGACAGCAGGGCGAGCGCGGCCAGGGCCAGCAGGGTGGCAGCGCGGGCGACCGCCAGCAGGCGCTGCGCCAGCGCCTGGAGGACGTGCAGCGCCGCATGAAGGAGAACGGCATGAAGGGCGAGGACGGGCTCGCCGATGCCGAGGAGGCCATGCGCGAGGCCGAGAACGCCCTGCGCCAAGGCCGCGAGGGCGACGCCGTGGACGCGCAGGGGCGCGCTCTCGACGGGCTGAAGCGCGGCGCCGAGGGCATGCAGCAGCAGATGCAGGAGATGGCCGAGGCGGAGGGCCAGGGCCAGGGCGAGCAGCCCGAGGGCCAGCAGCCGGGCCAGCAGGGTAAGGCGGGCTCCCGCGAGGACGACCCGCTCGGCCGCCCGACCAAGGGCCGCGACATGTCCGATGGACGCGTGCGCGTGCCGGGCGCCGACGAGTCGGCGGTCCAGCGGGCGCGGCGGATCATGGAAGAGCTGCGGCGCAAGCTCGGTGACCCGACCCGATCCCGGGAAGAGCTGGACTATTTCGAGCGGCTGCTGCGCCGCAACTGA
- a CDS encoding HpcH/HpaI aldolase/citrate lyase family protein translates to MTDLRLRRSVLYMPGSNARALEKAKTLPADSLILDLEDAVGPEEKELAREQVCAAVKNGGYGDRELVIRVNAPQTPWGEADLRAAIEARPDAILMPKVSSPAVLESIANHLEALDAPEDIAVWAMIETPAAILNIKDIAQARRDRRTRLTCFVLGTNDLAKDTWAQLVAGRVPMLPWIMFALAAARAEGLTILDGVWNDIADIEGCRVECRQSRDLGFDGKTLIHPNQLEPANTSFAPTDEEVRRARLVIEAFDKPENARRGAIKVEGRMYERQHISMAKRAVTWSEAIAAKGY, encoded by the coding sequence ATGACCGACCTTCGCCTCCGCCGCAGCGTCCTCTACATGCCGGGCTCGAACGCCCGCGCCCTGGAGAAGGCGAAGACGCTGCCCGCCGACAGCCTGATCCTCGACCTCGAGGACGCGGTCGGGCCAGAGGAGAAGGAGCTCGCCCGCGAGCAGGTCTGCGCCGCGGTGAAGAACGGCGGTTACGGCGACCGGGAGCTTGTGATCCGCGTCAACGCGCCCCAGACCCCCTGGGGCGAGGCGGATCTGCGCGCCGCGATCGAGGCGCGACCGGACGCGATCCTGATGCCGAAGGTGTCCTCGCCGGCGGTGCTTGAGAGCATCGCCAACCACTTGGAGGCCCTCGACGCGCCCGAGGACATCGCCGTCTGGGCGATGATCGAGACGCCGGCCGCGATCCTCAACATCAAGGACATCGCGCAGGCTCGGCGCGACCGGCGCACCCGGCTCACCTGCTTCGTGCTGGGCACGAACGATCTGGCGAAGGACACCTGGGCACAGCTGGTTGCGGGCCGCGTGCCGATGCTGCCCTGGATCATGTTCGCCCTGGCCGCCGCGCGCGCCGAAGGCCTGACCATCCTCGACGGCGTCTGGAACGATATCGCCGACATCGAGGGCTGCCGCGTCGAGTGCCGCCAGTCGCGCGACCTCGGCTTCGACGGCAAGACGCTGATCCACCCGAACCAGCTGGAGCCCGCCAACACCTCGTTCGCCCCAACGGACGAGGAGGTCCGCCGCGCCCGCCTCGTGATCGAGGCCTTCGACAAGCCGGAGAACGCCCGGCGCGGCGCGATCAAGGTCGAGGGCCGCATGTACGAGCGCCAGCACATCAGCATGGCCAAGCGCGCGGTGACGTGGTCGGAGGCGATCGCCGCGAAGGGGTACTGA
- the smpB gene encoding SsrA-binding protein SmpB, whose translation MAPKPEPKRRVVADNRSARYHYAIEDTLEAGISLTGTEVKSLRNGKATIGEAYAGPSGTDLMLFNAYIPEYLEANRFNHDTKRPRRLLLHRRQIDKLLGATQRQGYTVVPLKIYFNESGRAKVELGLGKGKQAHDKREAVKERDWQRDKARLMRDKG comes from the coding sequence ATGGCCCCGAAGCCCGAACCGAAACGGCGCGTGGTCGCGGACAACCGCTCCGCGCGCTACCATTACGCGATCGAGGATACGCTCGAGGCCGGCATCTCGCTGACCGGCACCGAGGTGAAATCCCTGCGCAACGGCAAGGCGACGATCGGGGAGGCCTATGCGGGCCCCTCCGGTACCGACCTGATGCTGTTCAACGCCTACATCCCCGAATATCTCGAGGCGAACCGCTTCAACCACGACACCAAGCGCCCGCGCCGGCTCCTGCTGCACCGCCGCCAGATCGACAAGCTCCTCGGCGCGACCCAGCGCCAGGGCTACACGGTGGTTCCGCTGAAGATCTACTTCAACGAGAGCGGCCGGGCGAAGGTCGAGCTGGGCCTCGGCAAGGGCAAGCAGGCCCACGACAAGCGCGAGGCCGTGAAGGAGCGCGACTGGCAGCGCGACAAGGCGCGGCTGATGCGCGACAAGGGCTGA
- a CDS encoding NYN domain-containing protein has translation MTATQRSALFIDGANLYATTKALGFDIDYKRLLKEFQGRDNLLRAFYYTAMVEDQEYSSIRPLIDWLDYNGYRVVTKPAREFTDSMGRRRFKGNMDIELAIDALELSPHIDHMVLFSGDGDFRSLVEAMQRRGVRVTVVSTIQTQPAMIADELRRQADEFLDLASLMPKIGRDPGERPARAPVDRGPRANPGLESRYGIRQAGDPADGE, from the coding sequence ATGACCGCGACGCAGCGCAGCGCGCTCTTCATCGATGGCGCCAACCTCTACGCCACCACCAAGGCCCTCGGCTTCGATATCGACTACAAGCGACTGCTGAAGGAATTCCAGGGCCGCGACAACCTCCTGCGGGCCTTCTACTACACGGCCATGGTCGAGGATCAGGAATACTCCTCGATCCGTCCGCTGATCGACTGGCTCGACTACAACGGTTACCGCGTCGTCACGAAGCCCGCGCGCGAATTCACGGACTCAATGGGCCGGCGCCGGTTCAAGGGCAACATGGATATCGAGCTGGCGATCGATGCGCTCGAACTCAGCCCGCACATCGACCACATGGTGCTGTTCTCGGGCGATGGCGACTTCCGCTCTCTGGTCGAGGCGATGCAGCGCCGCGGCGTGCGGGTGACGGTCGTCTCTACCATCCAGACCCAGCCAGCGATGATCGCCGACGAGCTGCGCCGTCAGGCCGACGAGTTCCTCGACCTCGCCTCGCTGATGCCGAAGATCGGCCGCGACCCGGGCGAGCGCCCGGCCCGCGCACCGGTGGACCGCGGCCCGCGCGCCAATCCGGGCCTGGAGAGCCGCTACGGCATCCGTCAGGCCGGCGACCCGGCGGACGGGGAGTAG
- a CDS encoding TetR/AcrR family transcriptional regulator codes for MTDRAAPVPRVTKRYAAKRQMILDAAVGHFNARGVRGTALTDVAASVGLVTNSITYYYRRKEDLAAACYLRSLDWHGALLDEAARAEDPAARLRVFLASYFRGLAAIETGAERPQVRLAELMALPSPQSEAVFAAYNGLFRRARGLFVPESVDLGRPERNARTHLVLSVVHTVRLWIDRYEPQDYGRVAERVADILLGGLAGPGSRWPETEPPLAAAGEGPTEPFLRAATALINEEGYRGASVEKISARLSVTKGSFYHHNDNKDDLVASCFERTFDVLRAEQAAAEARGGPGWDRLTACARALIRHQFEAGGPLLRCAAVGALPEGLRAEVPARLRRLWERLAFPICDGVADGSIRPVDPTIAAQVVSSVIDAASDLRRWCPAAEAENAADLFARPLFLGLLTEG; via the coding sequence ATGACGGACAGGGCCGCCCCGGTGCCGCGCGTGACCAAGCGCTACGCCGCCAAACGACAGATGATTCTCGACGCGGCGGTGGGGCATTTCAACGCCCGCGGCGTGCGCGGGACCGCCCTGACTGACGTGGCGGCGAGCGTCGGCCTCGTCACCAACAGCATCACCTACTATTACCGGCGCAAGGAGGATCTGGCGGCCGCCTGCTACCTGCGCAGCCTGGACTGGCACGGCGCCCTGCTCGACGAGGCGGCGCGTGCGGAGGATCCGGCCGCGCGTCTGCGCGTCTTCTTGGCCTCCTATTTCCGCGGCCTCGCGGCGATCGAGACGGGGGCGGAGCGGCCACAGGTCCGCCTCGCCGAGCTGATGGCGCTGCCGAGCCCGCAGAGCGAGGCGGTGTTCGCGGCCTACAACGGGTTGTTCCGGCGCGCCCGCGGGCTGTTCGTCCCCGAGAGCGTCGATCTCGGCCGGCCGGAGCGCAACGCGCGGACCCACCTCGTGCTCTCGGTCGTGCACACGGTCCGCCTCTGGATCGACCGCTACGAGCCCCAGGATTACGGGCGCGTGGCCGAGCGCGTGGCCGACATCCTGCTCGGTGGCCTCGCCGGGCCGGGCAGCCGCTGGCCCGAGACCGAGCCACCGCTGGCGGCCGCCGGCGAGGGCCCGACCGAGCCCTTCCTGCGCGCGGCGACCGCCCTCATCAACGAGGAGGGCTATCGTGGTGCCTCGGTCGAGAAGATCTCGGCCCGGCTCAGCGTGACCAAGGGCTCATTCTACCACCACAACGACAACAAGGACGACCTCGTCGCCAGCTGCTTCGAGCGCACCTTCGATGTGCTGCGCGCCGAGCAGGCGGCGGCCGAGGCACGTGGGGGCCCCGGCTGGGACCGGCTCACCGCCTGCGCCAGGGCGCTGATCCGGCACCAGTTCGAGGCGGGTGGTCCGCTGCTCCGCTGCGCGGCCGTGGGCGCGCTGCCGGAGGGCCTGCGGGCGGAGGTTCCGGCGCGGCTGCGGCGCCTGTGGGAGCGGCTCGCCTTCCCGATCTGCGACGGCGTGGCGGACGGCTCCATCCGGCCCGTCGACCCGACGATCGCCGCCCAGGTGGTGAGCAGCGTGATCGACGCAGCCTCCGACCTGCGGCGCTGGTGCCCCGCGGCCGAGGCGGAGAACGCGGCCGACCTGTTCGCGCGTCCGCTTTTCCTCGGCCTCCTGACCGAGGGGTGA
- a CDS encoding twin transmembrane helix small protein, which translates to MSANTLVLIACGAVAVVLLLGLVNMLRGGSANLSQKLMRLRVLLQFIAIVIIMGVVWWRAA; encoded by the coding sequence ATGTCCGCCAACACCCTGGTCCTGATCGCCTGCGGCGCCGTCGCCGTCGTTTTGCTGCTCGGCCTCGTCAACATGCTGCGCGGCGGCAGCGCCAACCTCTCGCAGAAGCTGATGCGTCTGCGCGTGCTGCTGCAGTTCATCGCCATCGTGATCATCATGGGCGTGGTCTGGTGGCGCGCAGCGTGA
- a CDS encoding polyhydroxyalkanoate depolymerase produces the protein MLYDAFQVQADLAQQTRAWGQILHDAVSPWAAFGGPMSWWSAGAQMMMRTGMRFARPSFGLDSVRVGNRDVPVIEEATFATPFGTLLHFRKDVDTPQPKLLVVAPLSGHFATLLRGTVRALLPDHDVYITDWHNARDVPLSAGPFAFDDYVEHLVRFMGVLGEGAHMLAVCQPAVQALAAAAVMAQTRDPAAPRSLTVMAGPVDCRINPTVVNELATSKPIGWFEQNLIATVPRRHKGAGRRVYPGFIQLSAFMSMNMKRHVDGHTDLFWHKVNGDAEKAAVIENFYDEYFAVLDLPAEFYLQTVETVFQDYTLAKNQLTFRGEPIDMRSVRRTALMTVEGERDDICSVGQTMAAHDLCTGLPPHMKAHHLQAGVGHYGVFSGKKWEQQIYPQVRNFIAAHA, from the coding sequence ATGCTGTACGACGCGTTCCAGGTTCAGGCGGATCTCGCCCAGCAGACGCGCGCCTGGGGCCAAATCCTGCACGACGCGGTGTCGCCCTGGGCAGCCTTCGGCGGCCCGATGAGTTGGTGGTCGGCCGGCGCTCAGATGATGATGCGGACGGGCATGCGCTTCGCACGCCCGAGCTTCGGCCTCGACAGCGTGCGCGTCGGCAACCGCGACGTCCCGGTGATCGAGGAGGCGACCTTCGCCACGCCCTTCGGCACGCTCCTGCACTTCCGCAAGGACGTGGACACCCCGCAACCGAAGCTCCTCGTCGTCGCGCCGCTCTCGGGCCATTTCGCGACGCTGCTGCGCGGCACGGTCCGCGCCCTCCTGCCCGATCACGACGTCTACATCACGGACTGGCACAACGCCCGCGACGTGCCGCTCTCGGCCGGTCCCTTCGCCTTCGACGACTACGTCGAGCATCTCGTGCGCTTCATGGGCGTACTGGGCGAGGGGGCGCACATGCTCGCCGTCTGCCAGCCCGCCGTGCAGGCGCTGGCCGCCGCCGCCGTGATGGCGCAGACCCGCGACCCGGCCGCTCCCCGCTCGCTCACCGTGATGGCCGGCCCGGTGGACTGCCGGATCAACCCGACCGTCGTCAACGAGCTCGCCACCTCGAAGCCGATTGGGTGGTTCGAGCAGAACCTGATCGCGACGGTGCCGCGGCGGCACAAGGGCGCGGGCCGGCGCGTCTATCCGGGCTTCATCCAGCTCTCGGCCTTCATGTCGATGAACATGAAGCGCCACGTCGACGGGCACACGGACCTGTTCTGGCACAAGGTCAACGGCGATGCCGAGAAGGCCGCCGTGATCGAGAATTTCTACGACGAGTACTTCGCCGTGCTCGACCTGCCGGCGGAGTTCTACCTCCAGACGGTCGAGACCGTGTTCCAGGACTACACGCTGGCGAAGAACCAGCTCACCTTCCGCGGCGAGCCCATCGACATGCGCTCCGTGCGGCGCACCGCCCTGATGACCGTCGAGGGCGAGCGCGACGACATCTGCTCGGTCGGCCAGACCATGGCGGCGCACGACCTGTGCACGGGCCTGCCGCCCCACATGAAGGCCCACCACCTCCAGGCGGGCGTCGGCCATTACGGCGTGTTCTCGGGCAAGAAGTGGGAGCAGCAGATCTACCCGCAGGTGCGCAACTTCATCGCCGCGCACGCCTGA
- the dapA gene encoding 4-hydroxy-tetrahydrodipicolinate synthase, translated as MTETARRLRGSMTALVTPFREGAFDEAAFRKFVNWQVEQGTHALVPTGTTGESPTLTHAEHDRVVEACIDEARGRVPVIAGAGSNSTAEAVARARHAERAGADAVLVVTPYYNKPTQDGLYAHFKAVNDAVGIPIIIYNIPPRSVIDMSVETMARLYELKNIAGVKDATAKIDRVSAQRQAMGESFIQLSGEDATALGYNAQGGHGCISVVANVAPRLCADLQEATLSGDYARALQLQDRLFPLQTGLFVESNPSPVKYALARLGLMGEDVRLPLVPVSEGTRRIVDAALRHAGLIEG; from the coding sequence ATGACCGAGACAGCGCGCCGCCTCCGGGGCTCGATGACCGCCCTGGTCACCCCCTTCCGCGAGGGGGCCTTCGACGAGGCGGCCTTCCGAAAGTTCGTGAACTGGCAGGTCGAGCAGGGCACCCACGCCCTGGTGCCGACCGGGACCACCGGCGAGAGCCCGACCCTGACCCATGCCGAGCACGACCGGGTGGTCGAGGCCTGCATCGACGAGGCGCGGGGCCGGGTGCCGGTGATCGCGGGCGCGGGCTCGAACTCCACGGCCGAGGCGGTCGCGCGGGCCCGGCACGCGGAGCGGGCCGGCGCCGACGCGGTGCTCGTCGTCACGCCCTACTACAACAAGCCGACCCAAGACGGCCTCTACGCCCACTTCAAGGCGGTCAACGACGCGGTCGGCATCCCGATCATCATCTACAACATCCCGCCGCGCTCGGTGATCGACATGAGCGTCGAGACCATGGCGCGCCTCTACGAGCTCAAGAACATCGCCGGCGTGAAGGACGCCACGGCCAAGATCGACCGCGTCAGCGCCCAGCGCCAGGCGATGGGCGAGAGCTTCATCCAGCTTTCGGGCGAAGATGCGACGGCGCTCGGCTACAACGCGCAGGGCGGCCACGGCTGCATCTCGGTGGTGGCCAACGTGGCGCCGCGCCTCTGCGCCGACCTGCAGGAGGCGACGCTGTCGGGCGACTACGCCCGCGCGCTCCAGCTCCAGGACCGGCTCTTCCCGCTCCAGACCGGGCTCTTCGTCGAGTCGAACCCCTCGCCCGTGAAGTACGCGCTCGCGCGGCTCGGCCTGATGGGCGAGGATGTGCGCCTGCCGCTCGTGCCCGTCTCCGAGGGCACGCGCCGGATCGTCGACGCGGCGCTCCGCCATGCCGGGCTGATCGAGGGCTGA
- the pyrE gene encoding orotate phosphoribosyltransferase, with protein sequence MSSEDVLAEFRDAGALLEGHFILSSGLRSPVFLQKMAIFSEPPRTERLCRALAEAIRARFGQIDIVVSPAIGGIVPGYETARHLGARAIFVEREPGGPFTLRRGFQIPAGQRAVIVEDIVTTGLSARECLAAIQGEPGEIVGAACLIDRSGGRGEIGVPLLSLVALDIPAYPADALPPELAAIPPVKPGSRAMPKP encoded by the coding sequence ATGAGCTCCGAGGACGTCCTCGCCGAGTTCCGCGACGCGGGTGCCCTCCTCGAGGGCCACTTTATCCTCAGCTCCGGGCTGCGCTCGCCCGTCTTCCTGCAGAAGATGGCGATCTTCTCCGAGCCGCCGCGCACCGAGCGCCTGTGCCGGGCGCTGGCCGAGGCGATCCGGGCACGCTTCGGGCAGATCGACATCGTCGTCTCGCCCGCCATCGGCGGCATCGTGCCGGGCTACGAGACCGCCCGCCATCTCGGCGCTCGGGCGATCTTCGTCGAGCGCGAGCCCGGCGGCCCCTTCACGCTGCGGCGCGGCTTCCAGATCCCGGCCGGCCAGCGCGCGGTGATCGTGGAGGACATCGTCACCACAGGCCTCTCGGCCCGCGAGTGCCTCGCGGCGATCCAGGGCGAACCGGGCGAGATCGTCGGCGCCGCCTGCCTGATCGACCGCTCGGGCGGGCGCGGTGAGATCGGCGTCCCGCTCCTCTCGCTCGTCGCCCTCGACATCCCGGCCTATCCGGCCGACGCCCTGCCACCGGAACTCGCCGCGATCCCGCCGGTCAAGCCCGGCAGCCGGGCGATGCCCAAGCCCTGA
- a CDS encoding MATE family efflux transporter, giving the protein MPVSGRRVLALALPMTLANITTPMLGLVGATVIGRLGDAAALGAIALGAVIFDAIFWSFGALRMATAGLTAQAVGARDAAEVDRALARSLVAGLLAGLALVLLQLPLGALAFAISGASDAVRSGLATYFHIRIFSAPFVLANFAVLGSVLGRGRTDLGLLLQLAINAANIVLTLVLVLGFGLGIAGAALATLAAEACGLALGLLVLRRLGARPLRVPFAEIRDPTALRRTLAVNLDVVIRTLALVAGIVLFSALGARQGDSVLAANAVLWNLFLIGGFFLDGFATAAEALCGQAIGSRDEADFRKASALSLRWCLGFGIGVSLIALGLGHAFIDFVSTSPEVRAVAYRYLPLAALAPFVAALPFAYDGIYIGATWTRAMRNLMLGALAAYCATLALVQGLGLGNTGLWLAFLSFLAARGIGQALAYPGLARRTFPA; this is encoded by the coding sequence ATGCCCGTCAGCGGCCGGCGCGTTCTCGCGCTCGCGCTGCCGATGACGCTCGCCAACATCACGACCCCGATGCTCGGCCTCGTCGGCGCGACCGTGATCGGGAGGCTCGGCGACGCGGCTGCGCTCGGCGCCATCGCACTGGGCGCAGTGATCTTCGACGCGATCTTCTGGTCGTTCGGCGCGCTGCGCATGGCAACCGCCGGGCTGACCGCGCAGGCGGTGGGCGCGCGGGATGCCGCCGAGGTCGACCGCGCGCTCGCCCGGTCGCTCGTGGCCGGGCTCCTCGCCGGTCTCGCCCTGGTGCTGCTTCAGCTGCCGCTGGGGGCTCTCGCCTTCGCCATCAGCGGGGCGAGCGACGCGGTGCGGTCGGGCCTCGCGACCTATTTCCACATCCGGATCTTCTCGGCGCCCTTCGTGCTGGCAAACTTCGCCGTGCTGGGCTCGGTGCTCGGGCGAGGACGCACCGATCTCGGACTGCTGCTGCAGCTGGCGATCAACGCCGCCAACATCGTGCTGACCCTGGTCCTCGTGCTCGGCTTCGGGCTCGGCATCGCGGGCGCCGCGCTGGCGACGCTTGCCGCGGAGGCCTGCGGGCTGGCACTGGGCCTTCTGGTGCTGCGGAGGCTCGGCGCACGTCCGTTGCGGGTGCCGTTCGCCGAGATCCGCGATCCCACCGCGCTCCGCCGCACGCTCGCGGTGAATCTCGACGTGGTGATCCGCACGCTCGCGCTGGTGGCCGGCATCGTGCTGTTCTCGGCGCTGGGCGCCCGGCAGGGCGACTCGGTGCTCGCCGCCAACGCCGTCCTGTGGAATCTCTTCCTGATCGGGGGCTTCTTCCTCGACGGCTTCGCCACCGCCGCCGAGGCCCTGTGCGGGCAGGCGATCGGCTCCCGGGACGAGGCGGATTTCCGGAAAGCGTCCGCGCTGAGCCTGCGCTGGTGCCTCGGCTTCGGGATCGGCGTCAGCCTGATCGCGCTGGGGCTCGGGCACGCCTTCATCGACTTCGTGTCGACGAGCCCCGAGGTGCGCGCGGTCGCCTACCGCTACCTGCCGCTGGCCGCGCTCGCCCCCTTCGTGGCGGCGCTACCCTTCGCCTATGACGGCATCTATATCGGCGCGACCTGGACGCGGGCGATGCGCAACCTGATGCTCGGCGCGCTGGCGGCCTACTGCGCGACGCTCGCCCTCGTGCAGGGGCTCGGCCTGGGCAATACCGGCCTCTGGCTCGCCTTCCTGAGCTTTCTCGCCGCACGCGGGATCGGGCAGGCGCTCGCCTATCCGGGCCTCGCCCGCCGGACCTTCCCGGCCTGA
- a CDS encoding acyloxyacyl hydrolase, protein MLPTLRTCLAGGLALAALPVTAADLLPARAPAPVYAAPVQPLSIVSEIRIGGAVQDPGSAEGKARGFSTTNVNGEILFAKPVLSLDPFWQAFVPRPTVGGSYNTGGRTSYAYLGATWTVDIFPELLNRRVFIEGFFGAAAHNGYTGPKAGTPYGFNTLGCNPLFREAAALGFRITERLSIMATIEHMSNAGLCDNNRGLTNYGGKIGYTF, encoded by the coding sequence ATGCTGCCCACGCTCCGCACCTGTCTCGCCGGCGGCCTCGCCCTCGCGGCCCTTCCCGTCACGGCTGCGGATCTGCTCCCGGCGCGCGCGCCCGCTCCGGTCTACGCCGCGCCGGTGCAGCCGCTCAGCATCGTCTCCGAGATCCGCATCGGCGGCGCGGTTCAGGATCCGGGCAGCGCGGAGGGCAAAGCCCGCGGTTTCTCCACCACGAACGTCAACGGCGAGATCCTGTTCGCCAAGCCGGTGCTGAGTCTCGATCCGTTCTGGCAGGCCTTCGTGCCGCGCCCCACGGTCGGCGGCAGCTACAACACGGGCGGCCGCACCAGCTACGCCTATCTCGGCGCCACCTGGACGGTCGACATCTTCCCCGAGCTGCTGAACCGCCGCGTCTTCATCGAGGGCTTCTTCGGTGCCGCGGCCCACAACGGCTACACGGGCCCGAAGGCGGGGACGCCCTACGGCTTCAACACGCTGGGTTGCAACCCGCTCTTCCGCGAGGCCGCAGCGCTGGGCTTCCGCATCACCGAGCGCCTGAGCATCATGGCGACGATCGAGCACATGTCGAACGCCGGCCTATGCGACAACAATCGCGGCCTGACGAATTACGGCGGCAAGATCGGCTACACATTCTGA